In Ischnura elegans chromosome 3, ioIscEleg1.1, whole genome shotgun sequence, the sequence AGTATGCATAATACATTGCAATTGGAATTGCCGCCAATACGAATCGACTCCGAAGATGCCTTCTTGGAATCACTCTGGTCAGCCACCACATTCTACCAGGAATCATAAACCAAGGCACTAGACGGTCAGCATATCCTGGAGGTAGTAGGGCCAACAATCTCCATGGTACAAGAGCTAAGTCAGGATTAACAGCGTTTCCTCTAAGGGCAATTTGTTTCCTTCTTTCTTCTAGTTGCTTACGGCTTTATTGAAGAAAAAAGGACAAATATTAGAGttacaaaaaataagttttctgtCGTTTCCCACTGAGTTAGTTCATCAGAGAAAACTTACGACTAGAATAACCTAGAATACTTATTCAGATGAcacaaaaccaatttttttccaaacactGAACTTTAGGGTGATTCTATTACACTatcaggtatttaaaaaaaatagacctCATTTTTTAGACCACCATCTAGTTAGCAAATTAATTTGACCATCAGGAggataaaagtatattttcaatttcttttattttaacctgattctttaaattaatattcatagattttaataaataatggaCTTCAACAACTTGAGGTTATGTTTTGATAATGCAGagttaatgataattataaagcCAGGTCCACTATGGCTTCAGGGTGCCAATCATCAGCTTCAATGGTAGTTCAATATTTGCATTGATGTGTGAGTATATGTACACGACTGCCATAGTGTTAACTCAATACTTCAAGTACCGCCTTCCATCACCCCATCAAGTTTTCCAGGGTCCAACTTTAAACATTTCCTATGCAGCGAGGTATAAGGTGAAATAATGTCAGGTAGCAACAAGTCAGAGCTACTTGACTTTGTACACCTTACTGCCTAGCTAGGATGGTAACAAAATGCCCACCAAGCTGCTCAAATGCTTCCACACTCAATATGTTACTTTTCTCAAAATCAGACCTCCAAAAATTGGGAGGAGGATCTTTAGGGAAATGGTAGGTGAAGTAAGAAACGACTTACGGGACTGGTGACACTTAAGGATAATGGCTGACATAGGGTGGCCATAAATGTTTTGGCCTTGACCGGGACATCTTAGTACAAGGAAGGGGGGCTCAGTGAAGACTAAAAATCTATAGCCTTACTccatggaaatgatttttttaatcaaaaccaagattatttttattattattcagtgGAAGTGAGTGACGAGGTGGTGGGGATGGGGTCTAACGAAGAGGAAGGGACATTGTTCCACTACCATTGCTGCCATGACATTTGGCTCCAAGCTGAAGGCCAGTGCCAGCGTGGTGTTATTTGATAACACCGCTATTTGATTATTGTACGTTTAAGTTGCTAAGatacttttttattctaaactctTCTTGCTGCATTGAAGCTTTCTGTTATGAACTGttattataaaaacataattcccATAATTTATGTACGAAACCAGGACTTAGTAGAGAAACCAACCTCAAAAGCAGTCTTTATGGGGACTGTCCTCGACAAACCAGGTAGTATGGCCATTTTAGGCCGAGGTGAGCCTAAGCTACAAAAATGATGTGCAGACATGGATGTCAACTAACATAAGAGTGAAGAATGTCCCATTATATACTTTGACTCATGAAGTTTGAGGAAAATTGTGGACTTTAAGGAGAGAGTTAAAAGAAAcgaatttttgacaaaaactcTTGTAATAAAAAAGGTTTCGAAAGGCCAGAATTTAATCAATAATACTCACTCCCTATTTGATCTTTCTTCCACATCGCTTTTGAGGCTTTCAGGGGGATAAGCTTCATACAAGTCAGAGGCCTTGACAAGCACCTTCTCAAAAGGGAGGTCATCAGGAATCTATAAAAAAtaagacaacaaaatataaaataaaatccacACAAGCCAATGCAAACCAATACATACTCTATTATTAGCACATACATTcatctaaataaattattatttttaaattactaaaacTAGAATACAGTtgactctcattattacgaaattcacgggaccgaaaaaccagaagtttgtaataacaaagttcatatgaacgtttcctttaggaatcatcgaaaaaaacatactttgtcaaaatttcttgtcttttCAATCTGCCGCAGTTACAATCTTCAGTCAAGTTATAGTATACATGATTAAATTATGCACAAGTCCTCTATATACGAAGAAGATGCATTCTGAGACCTTGCTTGTAAGTTCATAAACCTAAACGAGGCATCAAGGAGAGTTGTTATCCAGCAGGATGCAATACTGCGTAATAATCgtgcgttaactcacgattgtgacgaactgatctagcttgcaacgtagccggagccgaaaaaattgcTGTCCGCCGGAAGAAAGAATGGGCGAAATACTGTGCAGTTCCTGAATTCACACTGGATTAAATGATTCTTTGTTCAGATTATCCCctaagtgcgagttcctctacgccatgTCATGTCGCATCGGTAAACTCCAAAGGTGCCgagcttgaatttttcgaatgttcgtcTCTGAGAGTTAGTAAATCTAATGAgcgtaggaagaggactgactgtacgtccaatttacgtgCTAGTGAGTGAGTCACCATAATTACACAGgtatgaagcttattatatgatgttgcgttcGTATTGTAGTATAAGAAATAACCATAACTAACCCTCTTGAGCACAGTAAAAGGAGAGAACTTAAATGTAGATCAAAGATGATAATGTAGAGTAGtatatatccacctaaatgccgttgctttttGCAGAACTtggtaataaagttcattttgtaaccaccgGGACTGAGGTTAGTAATTTCGtaattatgtttcttttataaagattggataggccttttcgtcaggaccaactatttacttcgtaataacgagaaatTCATAATAAGGTTGTTAGTAATAAGGAGAGTCCATTGAATTATCAACACAAAAATCAAACAGTGCAAAGGAGCACACCCAACACTTACCAAGGAAACGCATATAATTTATTCTACCCAGAATGATAGAGATTACAACCCGTAAAGGAGACATTGGTGCTACACAAGAGAAGGGTTACCTCATTGAAAAGATCGATAGACTGAGCCCTAAGGCTCCTCTACAAAATCAGTtagtttcaaacttttttacaattgggtaaattcatatttccaattacCTATATCAGAAGTCATAAAGACGAACGCGCGGTAAAAAGGGTGGCTAATTCCTATATTTCACTATGGTTCAACATGCTTTACTTTGCTGTTGAACAAAATAATGCAACAAAAATGTATCTCCGTAAATATCTTCTCAGACAATTTTTCTcatccaaacaaaatttttcttccattttttagaACGACTATTTTTCCTAAAAGcatatttcatgtttttgtttAACAATTACGCTCACACCTaaaataatacagtggaacctcgatctatcttTCTCGCATTCATCGTTCgacgttcctggtcccaaataaagttcaataaagacattgtaattttttcctgcatctatcgttccccgaagtatcgttttcctgcattgattgtttgaagattgTGGTCCCGCAATTTTCCCGCATGCATGGTTTGACAAAAATCATACAAAGTGTTATTTGAAGACAATTTGTTATTTGAGGCTAATTACGACagacatagtttgaatcttctcTAAGGTGAttaaactaccatagggagaagctcaatAATGTGGGATAGTAACATAAACGCATTCCCAAGagccgctatccccctccattcagcactcgcctccccccctctgtgctttcctcttctccgaaatcaaacaaaaggtcccagctcgtgcagggatcaaaTTACAAAGACCttatcttcaaaagaaaatatcaagttacacgacgACAATATAAACGTGTCTGGTGCCTCTCCGATTCTCGTccactgaattttttcagcctacccccttcaaagttcccagtttgtggaggtcaactgctggaTGAATCACCAATTACCCCAAaaggtctttaaaaattaatttcggcaattggtattatgcttttattagattgaaatattagtaatgtgcacgtaattcaaaagaGAATGACTAGACACAATgcatttctaacgttatttacgcattttaatcaaggaaatagttggaataatataatggtgatttctggcaaatctcaatatcctcgcagctgagcttctcggcagttgatgcggcatttatttttaaaacaggacatcaggttacaatttatgagttatgctacaagtctcacttgtcagagttgctaatgaagcgatatcttctcatgatattttgtttctccctactagcaaccTGAATTCATCTGCACATCTAGAGCtatgctacttattgttagaaatgagtgggtaagttgccttctctataggacaaaaaatttcattgtgcagtcatatggtcatacttcaccctctgcagtatacTCTGCTTAAGCCGTATGCATTAGCATTAGGGCCGAACTTCACCTCAtgcgagtggttccgtactttccagggtgagttgacttcaaaccagcaagtgttttccatgtgggttcaGTTAAGtacagtttcatttttattagttttatttttattcgtgttCGGAACATGGCCCTtacgaagaaacaagtgagaactttaaaagatgaactcataataattgaagatgaagaaaagaatctgggCTAGAAGTGCGTGAGTATTGCTATACCTTGGGTTGTCCactagtacatgacggcaggggtgggggtagagcgacatgcctgatgaaaacaagaagtgggatgacgCCAaagatcaggtgggcgtgccactgacgattaaggCAACACTGTTCACactttacacattgcctcaatggtattaaaaatttaattgttagaaaggaacatttcaaataattaactatttttggccttaGTGATCCATCTTAGAACCAATCACTGCATCAGGGAAAGCAGttattttaggcataacatgcacattgctcttgtatatatgtgtacttgaaatggtatttgatggataagaatttttacattagacagaaatccaaaatagcagtgcaaatgcagagtggagtgcaaacattttttagcaaggtggtgTGTTCCTTaaggatatttgaaagatatattaGTCGCATCAACAATTGACccaagtgtttcgataaagtactaatattcctgtaatcagctaaaatcttgtttgaatcccgtcatgaatatcataattactcgccaaaagcaagtgtttcctgggacataggcaacctagccaaacagtcatcgttttttcatccatcccctgaaaaacgatagatcgaggttccactgtaccatCTCTTGCCTCATCTCTCTTATTTTCCCACATTATCACTTTCAGTCAAAGGTTTGGTGCACTGGAAATAAGCAATAACCTCTGACTCCGAACAGACGAATTTCCATAAGTCAAAAGGTAATTACACAATATACTGTTTTACCACCAGAATGGAGGTGGATATAATTATCAGTGTGAAATCTTCATGCTGCAGCTGTAACGCATGTAGACCACAGGTctaattttctatataataatgaaatcaaaagaaTATGTAAACTGAGATAATATAGAAAAAGTGTAGTATGGACAAAGTCTAAATGTATTGTTATTGGCATAATAGAAAGTGATGAAAACAATGTTGGCCATGGGAAAGGTCTTGTGCAAATTTTTAAACCATGAGAAATGGATGGATTTAACTAATATATTGGACAattagaaagacaaaaacatggcCCCCCCCATCTCCCCAGTCACTTGCAGCAAGTTGGGGGAACCAGAAAGAGACAACCGATTAGCGAGAGGAAGAGGTGGTCAAAAAAAGGAAGCTCATGCTTGGTCTTTTTTTCTAAGTATGACACATGAATAATAAGTACtaatatttcattccaataaagTTACGAAACCAATGGCTGAAAGTTACTGTTAGATGCAGAGGAATAGGCTGAGGGGAGGGGGACAGTGGATTTTAGGAAATGTGCTATGTAGTTGCTATCCTACAACACGGAGTTCCCCAGTGTTAATTCCatctattaaccctttcgctgcagGCCACCCTTCGTAAACCTTCCCGTCACATGTGATGAAAGCGCTGAATGCATAACAAGGAGGATgtaaaggtacgttcacagcagctaGCCATGCGAATGTACCCGGTATGTTcatagcagcgaaagggttaatgaagATTCACACTATATGCCAGTCATATTTAGCCTTAAAAAACTTTGGCAAAATTTTTTCCATTGGATGCAAAAATCAACTATTGAGCCAGGGAGTGACAATTTCAGAGAATGCATCAATTTTTTGTGAAACTTTACCTTGGATAACAAACCATGAAGAGCAGGCATTTCACATTcagtttcaaaaatatcatttttccggTGAAGTATGATTGCTGCTGCAATATATAATGGAGATGCCACAGGTGAAGCTAGGAAGTAGTCATAAAGACGCACAACAATGTCATGGTTGTTTATGTTGTGGCTGAACCACGTTAACACCCATGGCAGGCAAAACATGGTTCCAACTCCAGACCTAGGATGAAATAGGATAAAGGTAAGCCCCAACATAAAGATAACGGATCTCAAGTAGCTTAGAGAATCGAAAATATCCCTGTTCATCTATGAAATTGTGCTTCAGCACACAGAGAAATATCAAATATCGCAGGAGCAGTGGTGCTGGAATGCCGTTCTGGCATTGATTAAGAGAATACATAACAGTCAAatgacacttttatcaattttggtgccttaaaatttccaatttacgttcataaccataacatttttttttcaatttgcttaTTCTctatttgctgaaataattgaatCACACAGAGTAACATTTCAATTGTTATCggggggcggatccaggatttgttcCTGGGGACCGGGCACAGGGGTCTGACAGACAAACAATCTACTCatgcttgagattaaaaacaagatacaacaattacccTATGAAATATTATGTTTATCTTAATGTGAAATGATTGatgctccataatacacaaaacaaaacaaatatcaTGATAACTGTATAAAAcattttgtctaatttttaagcATCTGGTCCCCCAATCTGCCTATGCTCAAGCAAGGtaagttaagaaaagtgcgttcctGCACTGTTAATTTTACCATGACACTACTGCTCAGGAGAGTTGACAACTACAATTGTAAGTTCATAATAATTGGTGAAAAATTAGCCCATGCCTTGTAACTACCAATGGAATTATCTACTGGCCAATAGTGACCCCATGATGTCACACTGTGATGCTTGGGGTGCGATGTTTTTATTAATACATATGtacattcatgttaaaatagttattGGAGTGTAGCTCATTCACTACAAgaacctacactccaagaactattttaacatgaattaaacgaggtcaagataaggaaaaaattagtatgtaCATTATTAGGGGATAAATTAGAATAGTTTATCAACCCAagttgatggaagaaatatgtcTTTGCTagcattttctttgtaaacataaattattaatttgagttAATGACCATTGTCCAtaagtattttaaattcaaaactagAATTTCCTAAATGttacaattttcaaaaatgactcAATAAAAATACTGTACCAAAAAGTTAATACTTGAAAGCAAATTTCTGAAGGTCCATCTCAGGTTTCAGTTTATAGCTAGAAACTAATACTTTTTCTCCACATATGGTATAAACTTACTCATCCAGGAAGTCGCACAGAGCACGGTCCTCCCGTTCAACAATGGGGAACACATGATGCAGCAAATGACTGGTAGCATCCATTGTACGGCCCATGCAATCCCTAAAATGATTCAATGACACATGTTCCAGCATCTTTAAAGCAACACTGTTGCACCACATGCTAATTAGATGTCCACTAGAGGCACTATCCAAGTTTTCCTTCTCACTAATAGTGGAGTCCCAGTCTTGATCCCAAGTTTCACCAAAATTGCTCTCGCTTTCATCACCACTCTCTGTTTTTACTTTCACTCCATTGAGAGATGTTTTAACAGTATCAGTTTCCTCATCCGTTACCTCCACACCCGATTCAGATATATCTTTCAAGCACTTAGCGACGGGCTTTCCCTCAACAATTATTGAATCATTCACAACGCTACTTCCTATAGCATTATCCTCAGAAAGTAAGTCTTCACAGGTGGATGTTTTCCTGGCATGCTCAGCATCTTTGACATTGTTTTCCTCAACTCCAACAGTGTTATTTTCAGTCACAGCTGTAAGACTTATAATATTTGCACCATTATCCTCAGTCACTCTTGCGTGGGAAAAAACCTGTTCGAAATTCAAGCCATTCTCGGTTAACGTTATAAGATCACTGGAATCTTCGAAGTCATTATTGGAACTAACCGATTCTCCAAACCCCTCAGTGTCATCTTCATCCCCATTATGTACATTCTCTTTCTCGTCTCCTACAACCAACAGCAATGTGACCGCAACATCATGATAGCCCTGAAATATGGAGAATTGAGAATCAATGCACACAAAACACATATGCgtatcaaaaactatttttatgagTTCCATTACGGCGGTAGAAAAATAGCGTAATTGTTACCTGATAATACGAAAGGTATGGATGTTTGATTATCAcactcaaaattaatttaaggAGCTGCTCTTGAAGAATTTTTCTTTCGAAATCACTAATccctgaaaaataataaaacattgatTATATATTAAGAAAACCATTTGGCCATTCTTGCACAGCAGGGACAACATCTCACCAGGAGGAAATCTCTTCAACGATCGACTAACATCTAGGACAACCTGATGATACTCCTTGTGCTGTTCAATATCAACATCAGGTGCACAAGATATGGTGCTTTCATTATTTATATCAAGAAGTTCTGGCCAAGCTTTTCTTCTGATTACGTCTGTAAGAACAAGTATTTATGTTAAGGTAGAGAAATTGTATACGACTATTTGACTTTTTAACCAAGCATTGCCCACTAACCAGTCAATAAACCTCCTTCGGAACGAGCTAAAGACCGAAGCAATTTCCGATCCACAGGTTTTCGTAGAGCAGCTAGTATTCTGCTTGTTTTAACCTTGTCTGTATTTAAAAGACGATGTAAACATTATATAAAactaatatattaaataaatacttggaTAATTAATTATGAGAATATACTTACTTGAGTTAATGTTGCCAGAGCATTCATAAAATTCACCAGAGGAGCATGTACTGCTATATAAACTGTCAGCACTGGTCAACCCATCTTCTACCTCAAATTTAGGAACGTTTGGAAAACTAGCATTCGTGCTTTCTCTATCAATCGAGGGTCTTTTCGTACACTCTTGAATAGAATTCCTCTCCTTGTTACCAACATTTTCACACCCATCTTGAGTGTTTATACGCCTTTTTCTGGGGCCTTCATCCATTATCCACTCACTCCAAACttcaatggagttagaaacaaTTCATTAGAAGACCATATGCCAAGTTTTATTTCATACTCACTCTTCATTCTATGGAAATATATCATAATTCGACACGTAACCTTATAGGTGtaattttaacttcaaaataCATGGAAAGCTATCaccgagaaatattttcatgttgaCAGATGATAATGGCAACACAAACGATGAATAGAATCTACCGCCACGTCAACATTAGGGTCCCGTTAAATCACAGAAGGTCAGTTTTTGATATCTGGAATCCAGTACACTTGAAATAACGTATTTCAACAACCGCTGTCGTATCCAATGATTGAATACGCGAAGAACGAAACCCAATGAAGCATCGCATCGCCTTCGACAACCCCACTCCACTCGAATTCGACGAATTTGTACGCAGAACAATTGCCATACGATAAACGCAAGTTGTTATGGCGGTAATCGAAATTCAGTGGTGAAAGCTGAAAGCAAGAACGGCAAGAACCCTACATAGCTGAAAGCATGAACATATGCATGTTCATGATTGAAAGCATGGTCCTACCTTCAGTGAAAGTCGGAGGGAAAATTATAAATCACAATCAATTATGCTTAAGAGTGCTGTTCCGAAGAAATTTGTGATTCATTTCACCGAGGCAGGTTTTGGTAGGTTTGTGTATCTGTTAATGAGGCGTTGGTGTTATGTATTGTGCGGTCGCAATtggtataaaattattcaaattattagaTAGGGCAAGAGAATTGACCTTCAAGTTGAAATGCTCTCTAGTATTATTTAATATTCGTCttcaagtaaatttatttttattttacggcTAGAAACTGCGATATGTGCATTGAAATACCGTCGTCGTCTGTAGCCTATAGCTTTATGTGGTTATTTAGCTATACCTGTAattctgaaaacagcatttttgaCCTATTACATCGGGGCTTctaacttaacaatcaaacgtacacgaacatccatgcctaTGACAGTGGTAACCtacccgggcgggactcgaacccgcgacctcttattggCTAGCACTTTACCCCACCGCCGAGACTGGCTTATGTcacttttattcaattttgtaGCTCCTGGCAGAGTTAAAAGTGCCTTAACCCCTATTTAGCTGATGAAAGGAACACATGGTGT encodes:
- the LOC124155961 gene encoding uncharacterized protein LOC124155961 — protein: MDEGPRKRRINTQDGCENVGNKERNSIQECTKRPSIDRESTNASFPNVPKFEVEDGLTSADSLYSSTCSSGEFYECSGNINSNKVKTSRILAALRKPVDRKLLRSLARSEGGLLTDVIRRKAWPELLDINNESTISCAPDVDIEQHKEYHQVVLDVSRSLKRFPPGISDFERKILQEQLLKLILSVIIKHPYLSYYQGYHDVAVTLLLVVGDEKENVHNGDEDDTEGFGESVSSNNDFEDSSDLITLTENGLNFEQVFSHARVTEDNGANIISLTAVTENNTVGVEENNVKDAEHARKTSTCEDLLSEDNAIGSSVVNDSIIVEGKPVAKCLKDISESGVEVTDEETDTVKTSLNGVKVKTESGDESESNFGETWDQDWDSTISEKENLDSASSGHLISMWCNSVALKMLEHVSLNHFRDCMGRTMDATSHLLHHVFPIVEREDRALCDFLDESGVGTMFCLPWVLTWFSHNINNHDIVVRLYDYFLASPVASPLYIAAAIILHRKNDIFETECEMPALHGLLSKIPDDLPFEKVLVKASDLYEAYPPESLKSDVEERSNRDRKQLEERRKQIALRGNAVNPDLALVPWRLLALLPPGYADRLVPWFMIPGRMWWLTRVIPRRHLRSRFVLAAIPIAMYYAYSHLLTNTSG